ACATTTGAACGATTGATCAATCCAGGTGTCCCCATTCCTCCTGAGGCAACTGCCATCCATCATATCACAGACGAGATGGTTGCAAATGCCCCCTCATTTGGCGAGATCATTGAAGAATTCAAAGAGTTTTGTTCGGGCGATGTCGTTTTAATCGCACATAATAACGATCAGTTTGATATCCATTTTCTACGAAATGAGTTTAAACGAAGCAACCAAGAGCTGCCCCCATGGAAATTTTTGGATACTTTAAAGTGGGCAAGACGTTACAGAAATGATCTTCCACGGCACACTCTACAGTTTCTGCGTGGAATCTATGGGATTGCGGAAAATAATGCCCATAGGGCACTTGATGATGTTATCGTTCTTCACCAAGTTTTCTCTGCCATGCTTGACGACTTGTCAATTGCAGAGGCTTACGCGCTCATGAACCAACCAAAAGACATACAACACATGCCTTTCGGCAAGCATCAAGGGATGCCCCTAAAGCAAGTTCCAGCAAGCTATATCCAATGGCTCGCAGGTACTGGAGCTTTTGAAAAGCCTGAAAACCTGGAACTTAGACAATGTTTTGAAAAGCTTGGCCTTTTAAATGTCGGCTGATTTAAACATTGGCATTTTAGGCTGTGGCTATGTGGGAAAAGCTGCTGCACAATCCTTGCAGCACCAGCATTGCGTTACAGCCTCTACACGCCGTTTAAATCGCATTGAAGAATTGTCAACATATGCTACCAAAGTCGTCCTTCTTGAAAAATCCTTCGATTCTTTGCTCGAAGAACAAGATATTTTAATTGTCTCTGTCGCCCCCTCTCAAAATGACTCCTATGAGCAGTGCTATTTAGAAACTGCGCGGGCGATTACACAATCCATAGCAGACTACCCCCGCATCAAGCAAATCATTTATACGAGCAGCACATCTGTATACGGAGAGCATCAGGGAGCCTGGGTAGATGAAGACACGGAGCCCAAACCTTCAAATAAAAAAACCTGCATCCTACTGGAAACGGAAAACACGCTGCTCTCTTTAGCCTCAGAAACCCTCTCGATTTGCATTTTGCGTCTAGGGGAGATTTTCGGACCAGGCCGAGAACTAATCAACCGCTTTAACAGTCACGAGAGGAAAATTTTTCCTGGATCAGGAGAAAATTTCACTAATTTAACGCCACTCAGAGATATCGTTCAAGTCATAAATTATGCGATAAATAACTCCTTAGGAGGTATTTACAATCTTTGTCTTGATGAGCATCCTCCACGTAAATTGCTCTACGAGCAAATCTGCAAGCGGAATAATTTTCCGGTTCCCCTCTGGGATACACAAAAACAAACAATTCATGTAGGCAATAAACGGGTATTGTGTGATAAAATAAAGTTAACAGGATATTCACTCCCTTTTCAGGGGCTCGAATAAAACCCAGAGTATGCAATGAACATCAAAACATTTCGGATGAATGAATGCATTCATGCGGAAGGATTGGTCGTTGTCATAGACGTGATCCGTGCATTCACAACAGCCGCATTTGCCTTTGCTTCAGGTGTAGAAAAAATCTTCGTCACGAGAACTGTGGATGAAGCGCTCTCACTGCACGCAAAATTTCCGCATACGCGTACGATGGGAGAGGTCGATGGCTTTGCCATCCAACAATTTAACTATGGGAATTCCCCGCTCCAGTTTAAAGATGAAAATTTAACCGGAATAACTCTGATTCAACGCACCTCCTCTGGAACCCAGGGAATTATCAATTGTATTCATGCTCAACAAATTCTCGCTGCCAGCTTTGTTGTAGCTGAAGCGACACTCAAATACATTCGATTCCTTCAACCTGCGCAACTTAGCCTTGTTGTTACTGGCCCTGATAATGCCGACGAAGATCTCGCTTTTGCGGATTATCTCAGTGCCAGGTTAAATCACCACAATGTCTCTCCTCGTTCTTATTTAGAACGCGTAAAAAATTCCCCCAGTGGGAAAAAAGCCTTATTAGATCCACTCAATGGTCGATGTTCTTTTGAAGATTTGCAAGCAGTACTTCAAGTTAACCGCTTCCCTTTCTTCATGGAAGTCCTCAAAGAAAAAGAACACTTCGTCCTAAAGGCTTTTCCTGAACTATAACCCAGGATCCAGCCATGTTTCTCGGAATATTATTAGTTCTTGTTGCTTGTTTGATTTGGGGGCTAATTTTCGTAGTTCCCCTCTTTATGGATGGTTTTACGCCATTCGAAATCGCCCTTGGCAGGCACTTTTGCTTTGGCACATTATCACTTGGAATTTTAGCCGGCTTTTGGTGGAGGGGAACATTTAAAGTTTCCCTTGCAATGATTCCTACCGCTTTTAAATTTGCGCTAGTGACCAACATCATCTACTACATCTCGCTCGTCCTTGCGCTGCGCAGCGCCAGTGCAACAGTCACGGCCTTAATTGCGGGCTTAAGCCCCATTACAATCGCTCTTTACGGAAACCTAAAGCAACGTACCTATCGCTTTAAAAGCCTGTTAATACCGAGTCTTCTCATTCTACTTGGCTTAGTTTTAGTCAATTTATCTGCTTTTGAAAATCATTGGATTGCCGACAGTATTGAAGATTATTTATTTGGATTAGCTTGTGCAATCATCGCGTTAATAGCCTGGACTTGGTATGTCGTGGCAAATGCTGATTTTTTAAAACGACATCCAGAAGTCCCTTGCAGCCAATGGGCTACCATGATTGGAACGGCTACTTTCTGCTGGGTCGTTGTGGTTGCAACAGTCATCGGGATTATTGATTCCACATTGGTCGATATCACCAAAATGGTGACTTTTGAAGAGGAGTTAATCGCCTTCCTCGCTGGATGTTTAATTTTAGGAATTATTTGTTCCTGGTGTGGCTCTTATCTGTGGAATAGAGCTAGCACCCTTCTTCCCATCGCTTTAGCTGGCCAATTGACCATTTTTGAAACTGTTTTTGCTCTTATTCTCGTATTCTTCATCGAACAACGCGTACCCTTCTATACCGAAGTCGCTGGCATGACTTTAATGCTTGGAGCGATTGCAGGGAGCCTATGGTTTCTTGGCTCCCCTGAACAGACCAAAGAGGCTGAAGTCTCCAAGTTAGACTAAATGCCTGCCCTTCCGCCAAATAATAATGAAATCACAAAAAGAACTAAAAAGAGAACAAATAAAATCTTCGCTATTTGAGTTGCTGTACCAGCAATTCCACCAAAACCGAGAACGCCTGCAATAATGGCTACAATTAAAAAAATAACAGCCCAGCTTAACATAATTTTCTCCTTGTTGTTTCCAACGTAAAAAGGCTATTTTTTTTAGTCAACGATAAATTATTTTTTTCTCTACAAGATAGAACTGTTTTCATTGAAAAAGATAAATTGCTATGATTGTTCTACATAATTCAAGCTCATCTAGGAAAAATATGAATTCCCTTTGCTCCGCAAGTACGTACATAAATGAAACAAAAATTCCCAGCGAAATATGGGAAGAAATTTTCAAGTTTGCCGGTTTGAAGGGAACGATTAATATGGGAAAAACATGCAGAGCATTTTATGAAATTGCAAATGACTTACCTTTAAAGGTCGAAGTTTTAGCTACTCAGTTTTTTTACTATTAGCAGATATAAAAAAGAGGCTCATTCCTTATTGCATTCGAGATATGATCAAAAGTTGTGTATGAGGTGAAAAAAAGAGAGCGCATCCTTAAAATGTTTTTTACGACAAAAACTAAATGGGAGTGCGCTCATG
This window of the Parachlamydia acanthamoebae genome carries:
- a CDS encoding SDR family oxidoreductase, with the translated sequence MSADLNIGILGCGYVGKAAAQSLQHQHCVTASTRRLNRIEELSTYATKVVLLEKSFDSLLEEQDILIVSVAPSQNDSYEQCYLETARAITQSIADYPRIKQIIYTSSTSVYGEHQGAWVDEDTEPKPSNKKTCILLETENTLLSLASETLSICILRLGEIFGPGRELINRFNSHERKIFPGSGENFTNLTPLRDIVQVINYAINNSLGGIYNLCLDEHPPRKLLYEQICKRNNFPVPLWDTQKQTIHVGNKRVLCDKIKLTGYSLPFQGLE
- a CDS encoding F-box protein, with product MNSLCSASTYINETKIPSEIWEEIFKFAGLKGTINMGKTCRAFYEIANDLPLKVEVLATQFFYY
- a CDS encoding 2-phosphosulfolactate phosphatase, with amino-acid sequence MNIKTFRMNECIHAEGLVVVIDVIRAFTTAAFAFASGVEKIFVTRTVDEALSLHAKFPHTRTMGEVDGFAIQQFNYGNSPLQFKDENLTGITLIQRTSSGTQGIINCIHAQQILAASFVVAEATLKYIRFLQPAQLSLVVTGPDNADEDLAFADYLSARLNHHNVSPRSYLERVKNSPSGKKALLDPLNGRCSFEDLQAVLQVNRFPFFMEVLKEKEHFVLKAFPEL
- a CDS encoding putative quorum-sensing-regulated virulence factor, whose protein sequence is MKALYYDTETTGIKADRDYVIELAVYDPVGNRTFERLINPGVPIPPEATAIHHITDEMVANAPSFGEIIEEFKEFCSGDVVLIAHNNDQFDIHFLRNEFKRSNQELPPWKFLDTLKWARRYRNDLPRHTLQFLRGIYGIAENNAHRALDDVIVLHQVFSAMLDDLSIAEAYALMNQPKDIQHMPFGKHQGMPLKQVPASYIQWLAGTGAFEKPENLELRQCFEKLGLLNVG
- a CDS encoding DUF1328 domain-containing protein gives rise to the protein MLSWAVIFLIVAIIAGVLGFGGIAGTATQIAKILFVLFLVLFVISLLFGGRAGI
- a CDS encoding DMT family transporter; the encoded protein is MFLGILLVLVACLIWGLIFVVPLFMDGFTPFEIALGRHFCFGTLSLGILAGFWWRGTFKVSLAMIPTAFKFALVTNIIYYISLVLALRSASATVTALIAGLSPITIALYGNLKQRTYRFKSLLIPSLLILLGLVLVNLSAFENHWIADSIEDYLFGLACAIIALIAWTWYVVANADFLKRHPEVPCSQWATMIGTATFCWVVVVATVIGIIDSTLVDITKMVTFEEELIAFLAGCLILGIICSWCGSYLWNRASTLLPIALAGQLTIFETVFALILVFFIEQRVPFYTEVAGMTLMLGAIAGSLWFLGSPEQTKEAEVSKLD